Below is a window of Cygnus atratus isolate AKBS03 ecotype Queensland, Australia chromosome 3, CAtr_DNAZoo_HiC_assembly, whole genome shotgun sequence DNA.
GTCTGGAGAGCCACCCTGGCCCATAGGCCCACAGGCAGTctgcctcccttctcccttgtTTGTGAATAGGAAACAAGTTTTGGCTCCATTAGTTCAGCTGGCATGGGATGGGGGTAATGCTGGCTGCCATCCCTACTTTTGGCTAATTCAGACGTGAAATAAAGGTTGCTATCAGCCCCCCTGTCccattttgtcttctgtttagTTTTGGACCCTGCTATGTGCATCTGTACACACGTGTGTGCATTTTTTCAACACTCTTTTTACAAGAGGGAAATAGGTCTTCAGACTCACTGATCTAGGCTGTGGCAAACCAACAGGTCTCGTAGCTCTTACCAAAGACAACCAGGGGCAGCTCgtgccagagctctgcaaatCTGTACACGATGAAGGGTGTTATGATCCCACCGAGGTCGCACATGGACGAGCAGGCCAGCACTCCCAGGTTCCTGGAAAGGATGCAGGCAAGGCTTTGAGCAAAAGCTCATTAACATCTCTCCCCCAGTATAGGGCTCATTTTGGCCTCTAATGAGGGAGAGATCTTAATGAGTATTTGACCTCAGGTACATTGAACTGCACTAAAAGAGGAGCCTGGAGAATGTCTGGGAAGGTTTCTTACATACCCCATCAGGCATCCACAGGCTCAGGAAAGCAGCCCTGTATTTTCTCATAGAATCAgttaggttggaagagacctatGAGATCATCTGGTCCTACCTCCTCACAAGGAATCTGTTCTGCAGCTCCCCACAGTATGTTTGCTGATGGGAACAGCTTGCTTGTGagcttttagttttaaatgatgCTTCTGCCATTTGACAGGACATCTGTAAAGCTGATCCGTAAGCTCCCAGAAGTCCTTTTTCCACGGTAGGCATTGTTGAGGTCCAAATCGTGACTCTACCAAGTCTTTACAGTAGTCTCAAGTGGATACATGGGAACACCTGCTGCTTTTAGCCCCTAACAGAAGATGGTGCACTTACCTGAGAAAAGTGGGATACAGCTCAGGGTTTACCAAGCAAACCATTTTGTAGCACATGGTAATTCCAATCCTTCCCAGGCAAGCTGTGGTCATTTTAAGCCAATAAAGAGCTGGAAAGATAATATGTACGTTTACATTGGAatataaaaactgcattttttcttgacataaaacagcattaaagatttaattttagaaaagagTAATTTTACTGGCATGAAATGTCATGAAGATAGCACATGACTGTGTTCTGTTTCATTCATTAAAGAACTTATAACATTATTGTCTTGTGATTAAAACAAATCTGAGACTGTCAAAGAGAGGAGATGTTGGTGATAAAAAGTAATTTGGTTTGTCCAGTGTATTAACCAAAAGCTTATACAAAGCCACCATTTCCTGTTTGCAACAAAACTAAACAGagcacagctgttttttttttttaattgaagcaTTGAAGTCTTTGAAATTAGCACTGAAATCTGCTAATTTGCAAGATACTCTGTATTTTTGCACAGAGACTTCTGATGGCTTTCAGATAGGGGCAAGCTTGTGCTGTCCCCTTTCTCTCTTGGTGCGTGCTCTGTAATTGCGTTCACACCTGGACATGCAGACGTCTGTTGCCAACAAATGAGTATCCCAGCCCTGCACTGGGTGTCAGTCCAGGATGCTGCTGTGTTCCCTTTGGGTTCTTTGATCCCAGCTTGAACTTAGGTTGTGTTTTCAGCGATTTTGGCACCTAGTATATATGCAGCACTGAGTTTCtccctcatctacccagctgaGGGATGCACCCAGCCCTCAGCAGCGTTTCACCAGCTGATAGCTGCCGATAACCCCTTCCTCAGACCCTCTCTAGAGCCATGCCACTGTCTGCTGCTGCATGTGGTTGGCATTGACtgcagctgtgggcagcagctgcgGGCTCCCACCCCAGCAAAGCACATCAGACCTGTCTGTGCCTCTGTAGTCCCCAGCCTCTTGTTAAAGTGTCCACTGTCTgaatgcattgcttttttttttttttgcctgtgacaTTTTTCCGTAACACTTTGTGATTTTTGTCCTTGTCCCTCCATGAACTGATAGTTGTTTGGCACTGCAACTTCTGTGGTTTCAGCCTAATTATACTccacaaagagaaaggaaagatgttTCTTTCAGTAGCCCTCGAGGGACGCATTTCTTTGAGACTCTGGCCTTGCAGAGAATGCCCAGCTGAATACACACCAAGTGCCTGTCACCGTGGTTGCTCAACATCCTACACTGAcggcagcagcactgcagaaagcactTACTGTACCCAGATGGTGTCTAAGTGTGTGTGCACCcctatatttttcctttttagaaacGGAAAACAGGGATTTGGGGATGAACACCCAGAACTGtgcatttaaatggaaattttaagcTAGACAAAAATCATAGACTTAGCATGGCATGCCTCAGGTCTAGCACCTGGAGACTTGCTATCTGATTTGATGCCATTTTGGAAATGTTCACCCCATTTTTCAAGCCTCTCATTAGCTGGTGTAAATGGTGGTGCTGGGACATACATGAGcttttacagtatttctctTCACTGGATCACAACACTGACATGGTCTAGGTTCACAAAGattgctttctgtttccagAGCAATAATAAGGAGATAGGGAGAGAACTCATTGACCAAGGAGGTCTGAGTGACTCACTGTCTGGGACTAAAGCTGTAACAAGGCAGGCGCCACCCGTCAGCACGTTTGCCACAGCCCACGGGTAGCGACAGCCGATGCGATCCACTGTCAGCAAGAGGATGAAGGCAGCTGGGAACTCAACAAGAGCAGAATAGAGGAAATCCAGGTAGATGTTCCCACCAGCTATTCCCATGTGCATGATGAGCCCCTGGTAGAGGACGGAGCTCGTGAACCTAGGCAGAGAACAGGGTGCAGTTGAAGCCAAACTCTTTGGGAGAGAGTTTGTGCAAAGAACTCAGATTTGCAGCTGGTCAGGAGCAAAACAGGCTTAAATCAATGATGACAATTCAAGGCACTGAATACAACACCTCCGTCTGGGCTGCAAAACCATTTCCTTACCAACTGTACATCAAGATGCATGTGTGCTTTCTTATCTGAGGTGTCCTGACCAGGTCTAGAAATTAAGGTTTTAGCTTTTCTCCATCATCGTCCTCAGATTTGAGATGCTGAGAGCACAAGCAAGAGAAGGATAAGAGATTAGAGTGGGCAGGGGAGAGGGTGGTGAGCACTGCAAGGATATTTTCCTCTGGATTAATGGGAAAATGAGGGAATTAATTTGCCAGTTATgaaactgaagggaaaataacTTCTCCAAAGTGTTTTAGGGAAAGGaaacatgaatatttatgtAGACAGTCCTCATGTCCGTGCAGCCGTGTATGAGGCTGTTGCATGGCATGaagcagcagtttaaaaaacaatgaatgaGGATGTCTTGGACTGTTCAGTCATGAGACTGGGAGAGTTTACGGTGTGTTGATTGGTACTAATTAGAGGAAGAATGTTCCTTGTCTGCTGGCTACTTTTGCAAGCCTCTTCTCTCAAACATGCTCTGTTAGGGTCCTTGGCAGTCAAAGAGAAGAACTTGTTTTATTTAGGGAACTGCTGTCCTTCTGGTCActgagctgctccctgctctaAGCCCTAAGCAATCTTAAATTTAGAACATTGTTTGCCCCGAGCTTTGCATACATATTTGCTTTCAGCAAATGTAGTGCAGTTACCTGGAACGAGAGAGGTAGTTTCTTCTTATTTCCCTTGGCAATGCGCTTAATAACTTCCATGGCtttgtcattttgcttttgagTTATCAGCCACCTGGGGGACTCAGACAGACACCTGCAACACATAAGCATGACATCTACAAGGCaggaaaatgcctttttctgttagacataaaattaaaatggaactGAATTTCTCATGCTAGGATCCTACAGTATACTGAATACCTGTGAGCGGTATTGAACTTAATGGTATTTGTGGCTGTCAGTGATTGTGTTCTGATTTGGGCTCCACTTGGATGATGGCTTGgcctgattttttgttttaattattttttcaatgttaAAACAATTTCATGACATTTTGGAAACATTCTTCTAAGGTAGATTGTGTTGATATGTTTTAGAAATGGCTCACAGTCTGTAGGTACTAAAAGAGCATCTGTAAAACTGATAAACTGATCCTTAAGCTCTTCcgtgttaaaaataaacttaaaaaaatatcccCAATCTGGTTATGAAACTTTCTAGGGAaaattgtcactttttttttttttttttttacaaataatcaACTAGATGCTGTTAAAAACGAAGCAAATTTAATTAATGATTAAAAGATCCCACTTTTCACAGTACCTAGAAGTACTTTTCAAAAGCCAatgatttcttattttgtgATGGGTGGCAAGGCCTCCAAACACAGACACATTACTGTGTGTAGTCCCTTGCTCTCAGGTGGCTCATGCCAGATCTGGTCAGATGTTGCCTTGGAAGTCCTACCAAAGGCAACAGtcctctgcaaagcagcttCAGCTTCCAGGTGCAGTCCCTGGCTTTTATCTGCTTGGCTTGGAGTTGCTGGGAGCTGTGACACTGGGGACTTACCAATAGTACAGTAGGAAGAAGAAACTGGGCAGGGTGACAGCGAGCTGAAGCCACCTCCAGTGCTGGAGCATGTAAGCCACAGCAGTGAAGATGAGCAGCCCCACGGTGAAGGCCAGCTGGTAGATAACGCCCACGGTCCTCCGGAAGCTTAAGCCAACGAATTCCGCAGCTGCAAAAATAATGTTACGTCAAGCACAGGGAAAAcacgtggggctggggagctgggggaagggagctgCCACTGGCTGCATGATGTGGAGCCCCTGCAGCACAGTGTGGGGGTATGGGTATGgatggaaaaacacagcaggatgGGGTATGGGCTGTGGTCTTGGTCTTTGCCACTGCTCTGAGTTTCTAGGAGGTGTCATTTGCTCTGCTTTGGAGGTGGccacagctggggctgcccatGAAGTCTCCACGGTCCAGCTGGGGACTTGGTCTCTGCCTCCAGGGGTGTCAGGGCTCACCCATAACATGTGCAAAGACagctttctccctccctctcctcctggctGAGGACTGTCTGGGAACACAAGCAGTCTGCCTcaccctgctgggctgcagcaaaaTCCATTTTGGCACAACGTCTGTGAAACACGAATGTTGTCtctcacagcactgctgctgctgcctttcctgcaAAAGTGGTGGGTAtctctgcagcatttccagTTCTTGTATTTTGTACTTTGTCCTCCATTTTGACATGTGACTCTTCAGGTACGAACACTCCCTAGTTTCTATAGCCACCTCCCAATTATTACGCTTATATGTACGAGCCGATGTAAGCTTTCCAGGAATATGATGTAGGCACGAAAACAAAGTCTGCAGGCCTGTAAACCCTCAGACAGACatctcacaaaacaaaacacagcttggCTCATAGACACCTGCTTTTGGCAGTAAATAGCACACGGGCCCTGTCTGCTCTGGCTATGCACAGATCCCTAAAAAATGGAGGGCCCAAGGTGAGGTGAGTCCTGCTGCTAAACCGGGGGGCCGTGGCCGGAGGGTGCACTTGCGAGGTGCTGTAACTAACTCAGGACGTAGCCGGTCAGCCAGCTCCCCTTGCTGACTAGTCCCTGGACCAGACGGAAAACCACCGCCCACGTGTAGCTGGGTGCGAAGGCCATGAGAACCCCCCGAGACCGAATTGACTAGGACTGTGATCAGGAGGCAGAGCTTGCGGCCAAacctgcagaaggaaagaagaaaaaaatagaggaaagaaAGGCTCATCTTGTGGCTGCACAAAACCCCAGCCGAATGGTAGAGGCATTCCTCATGGATTGCTCATTACCAGTTGAAATAACAGGTGCTTTTTTCTGGCAGATTTTGTTCAAGGTGGTTTCTCAGGTACAAGGAGAGTGAAGGTTTATTAGCACCTGAAGTCCTGACCTGAGTaataatttactgttttctcatCTACTCTGACATTTTTAAGGAGCTGACCTCTCCTTCCCAAGGCACTTCCCTGTCCCTTTCCTCTCACTTGCCTTCACACCCAGTGGGCCATCCCAGGGCACAGACCTGTGGAGGACAGCCCAGGTGCGAGACACCCAAGAAGCCACCGTGCTTGCTTAGAAATGCCATTGCCACAGCAGTCTGAGCACTGGTATCTAACTGATGGTGTGCGGAGTGGCCCAGGCCAGAAGCAAGGCTAGGTAGAAAGGACAGGTACTGTATCTCTTCAGAGATATGGTTGAAAAGGGGGACAACCACATGAGGGCTTCAGGGCCATGTCTGAGCACTGGAAAATCAGAATTCATGACAGCACCATGCTCGTCTGTCTCagtgggaggaaggggagcaTGTAGGAGCCACCGTctttgttttagtttgctttgttttattcctgAGCTCTGGTAGTTTTCTAGTTTGCACAGGCTGGTGATGGATGCCAGCAGTCCACGTGGTGCTTTGGCAGAAAGCAAGCGCAAACTGCTTTGCCAGGCTCCCCTGCTCACCCACCACGCAGGCAGGGCtggatggaaaaacaaatggtgCGAAGAAGCTGGAAATGGTCCTTGTCCCCCTTCTCCCCGCCTTTTTTTGAGTAGTGGTCTGGATATACTCTTCCCTTTACAGCATTTTTTGTCTTGATGGAAGCTCAAGGAACTtttcccatccttttttttttttttttttcagctcattACTTTCTTCTGGTTAATGACTTAGTTAATGAGTTCAAGAAATGCTCTGATGTAGCTCTTCAGCCCATCTTTCAAAGCTGCAGTAGTTTTCATGTGTATAGTGTTTGATAACTGTTATCTTTACGTATTTTCTCAATAGCCTTTGCTACATGCTGAGCTTTTCTTGAAGGGGGTCTTGTACATCCCTGTTATTTGTCATTCCCTGTATCACAGTGACTCACTGATAGTCAGGAATAGATTGTTTCCAAAAGAAACAAGCTTACTAGAGCACTGGGAAGGCATTTCTTCTCTAGCTGACAGAGACAGATATTCAGTTAGAAGTATGatttataaaaaacattaaatttgtCAATGTCCACTGACAAAAATAGTGTGATAATAAATGCCAgccaaaataaatgtctttagTTCTCCACAATAACATGGGCAGATCAAATCTCTCATACTTTCCTTCTCTCATGAGTCTGACACATAGACATTTTTGACTCTGTCTTAAAGGCCAGCTCAAGAGAGCCTTATCAGACCATGAGAGAAACCCTCTCCTGAGAAGACCTTTTCTCAGAACCCTGGCAATGAATGACAGATGTACAAACGCTGCATCTTAGCACTGACCTCAGCAGCTGCCTCAGGAAACAGGGGTGCCTTTTCCAAGACACCCATGCCTGGAAGTGTGCCCAGAGACTGATGAAGCAAATGAGAAGGTCTAATCCCTTTGGGAGAAGCATAGTTCGGATTTGAGAAGAGCTGATGAAATCTCCCTTTGAATTACCTAACATGTTCTCAGGAGTTGTCCTGAGTACATCAGGTTGCAGCAAtccaaagcacaggaaaaacagcactCCATATGCACTCATGATTTCTGATTAGGAGAGGATGGacatttcaaacacaaaacttGGGCCTTTTTCCCATTCCATCTACTAAAATTGAATCTTCTGGGGTTGTTTTTGCCCTAAGCATAACTCTCTACGGGTATGAGATTTTGTTTAGCTCTTGGGTGCTTGTAGTGATTTAGGACCCCAGAGAACTGGGAGAGAGTGCCAATGAGTAGAGCAGCAGAAAACCCCtcagcacaatgaaaacaagcaCTTACATTATCTTAACGTCAATGATATCCTACTCATGTCTTCTCATACTTTTGCCTGATAATAAGACATGGTAAAAAGATTCTTCAGTGTTTTGACACAGAGAAAGCATTTCAGATATAATTTGCTGTGGGATTGAGGTTTCTGGTTTCCGTTGGTTCACATATCTATATGCTGCCAAGAAACGCCTTTGCTAGTTAATGTTATTGCTTAGTCCATCTCTGTCCTGGAATGGGAATTTAAAGAGTAGCTCCTCTGATGGCCACAGGATCTGCTCATTGCTGTTTCATGTCCTATCATTCCTGGAAGAATGGCTGCTACATATCTTGTCCTTTGCTCCCATAAGCTGTGCCTTATTATCAAAGCATCAGTTCTGGGAAAAAGGATGGAGTACTTTCAAGTATGAAAGCCTGGAAAACTGGACAGAGAACAAGAGCTTTGatttcagagaagagaagattgtagttttacaaatgtttctggtgcaaaaagaaaagatttttcaaaatgtgtgaaaaaaagcaaaaaaaatagcttcagaATGTGAACCTTTATCCTTCAAATCACACAACGGACTCCAGCCCAGGCCTGAAGACTGGACATTGGGTCTTTATGGTAATTCTGCAACCGTATGATGTGTTTCACCTGAGAAAGCTTTCTGCCACAAGGGTAGCAGCACACAAGAGGTGGCCAGAAAGAGTTACTTTGATAAATTAGGATCTTCTgatgaaaaatctgtttaagcATAAAGCTTCCAACATGCTCTGGTTCACAGACAGTAAGATAATGGTTTTCTGAAGACTGGAAAGTGGTCTGTCCAACCTATACATAGATGAGCTTCTTCGTAAGCATGTTCATCCATGTCAGGGGACAGCATGGGGGTAGCAGCTTTTTCCACGAAAATGGTGCTCGTGGCCTAACCAAAGATGTGTTTGCATACAACAAAACATGATGTGGAACCAGCAAGACACACAGTCCCAACCTTAATATGTGACACTCTACAGAACTGCTATGGGTGACAGTGGTGCACCTTCCTGttgggttttcttctctgcttggagaaggaaggaaagtgaAAAGAAGGGAGCTGTGGCAATATCTGTTCAGCAAAGTTGATTTTGGGGCCTGCTCAGCATGGCAGGAAAGGCTATAGACATCA
It encodes the following:
- the LOC118244029 gene encoding LOW QUALITY PROTEIN: solute carrier family 22 member 2-like (The sequence of the model RefSeq protein was modified relative to this genomic sequence to represent the inferred CDS: deleted 3 bases in 2 codons; substituted 1 base at 1 genomic stop codon), producing the protein MPTLDDILEEIGEFGRFQKQTFFVLCLLSAAFTPIYVGVVFFGFTPEHRCFSPGVAELSRRCGWSLAEQLNHTVPEWGGHGATFGSRCRRYDVDGTATGLSCTDPLGSLAGNRSSVPLSPCQDGWLYDYPGTSLVTEFNLVCEDSWKLDLFQSCVNAGFFIGSMVIGYMADRFGRKLCLLITVLVNSVSGVLMAFAPSYTWAVVFRLVQGLVSKGSWLTGYVLTAEFVGLSFRRTVGVIYQLAFTVGLLIFTAVAYMLQHWRWLQLAVTLPSFFFLLYYWCLSESPRWLITQKQNDKAMEVIKRIAKGNKKKLPLSFQHLKSEDDDGEKLKPXFLDLVRTPQIRKHTCILMYSWFTSSVLYQGLIMHMGIAGGNIYLDFLYSALVEFPAAFILLLTVDRIGCRYPWAVANVLTGGACLVTALVPDTLYWLKMTTACLGRIGITMCYKMVCLVNPELYPTFLRNLGVLACSSMCDLGGIITPFIVYRFAELWHELPLVVFAVIAFIGGGLVLLLPETKGKALPETLEDAENMHGQKRRKENMIYLQVLTSKATPK